The following coding sequences lie in one Calidithermus timidus DSM 17022 genomic window:
- a CDS encoding M23 family metallopeptidase — protein MRRRRPARYTLWLARTGAAPRTFSLPVWLPAVLVVFLAAWSAFNLYLWNRTAEMRSLQLRLASLSTQARQLTLKLEAEKTRNEALSQEAQAVMKSLESLEAEINRLRERAGMPKIRLTPARSAPKEPKGGAALPPEAGSLFLLARGQLAEVAGDLGELESRLDATLRREEAMPRGYPLRGYFRVASYFGNRRNPFGGRGYEFHDGLDFPAPYGTPVHATAPGVVIQAGWNGPFGQSITLDHGYGYRTLYGHLSRLGARVGERLEAGEVLGWVGSTGRSTGSHLHYTVFRYGIAVDPMPYLDALAAR, from the coding sequence GTGCGCCGTAGACGACCGGCCCGTTACACCCTATGGCTGGCCCGCACTGGCGCGGCCCCCCGCACCTTCTCGCTGCCGGTGTGGCTTCCGGCGGTCCTCGTGGTCTTCCTGGCCGCCTGGAGCGCCTTTAACCTATACCTGTGGAACCGTACCGCCGAGATGCGCAGCTTACAACTGCGCCTGGCGAGCTTGTCCACCCAGGCCCGCCAGCTCACCCTCAAGCTCGAGGCCGAGAAGACCCGTAACGAGGCCCTGAGCCAGGAGGCCCAGGCGGTCATGAAGAGCCTGGAGAGCCTCGAGGCCGAGATCAACCGCCTGCGCGAGCGGGCTGGAATGCCCAAGATTCGGCTCACCCCCGCCCGCAGCGCCCCCAAGGAACCTAAGGGCGGAGCTGCCCTGCCCCCGGAGGCTGGGAGCCTGTTCCTGCTGGCTAGGGGCCAGCTCGCCGAGGTCGCCGGCGACCTCGGCGAGCTCGAGAGCCGCCTCGATGCCACGCTGCGCCGTGAGGAGGCCATGCCCCGGGGCTACCCCTTGAGGGGCTACTTCCGCGTCGCTTCCTACTTCGGCAATCGCCGCAACCCCTTCGGCGGGCGCGGCTACGAGTTCCACGACGGGCTGGACTTCCCCGCTCCCTACGGCACCCCGGTCCACGCCACCGCTCCCGGCGTGGTGATCCAAGCGGGCTGGAACGGCCCCTTCGGGCAGTCCATCACCCTCGACCACGGCTACGGCTACCGCACCCTCTACGGCCACCTTTCGCGCTTGGGGGCCAGGGTGGGAGAGCGCTTGGAGGCCGGGGAGGTGTTGGGCTGGGTGGGCTCCACGGGCCGCTCGACCGGTTCCCACCTGCACTACACGGTCTTCCGCTACGGGATAGCTGTAGACCCCATGCCATACCTGGATGCTTTAGCCGCCCGTTAG